The following are encoded together in the Candidatus Flexicrinis proximus genome:
- a CDS encoding SDR family oxidoreductase, protein MHGKTVLITGGTNGIGLETARELARLGARVVITGRNPAKTASALEDLKRTSGNPNITSLLGDLSLMRETRRIAAEFSAQYDRLDVLINNAGGVFQRREFTEEGLEYTFALNHMSYYLLTRLLLDKLTASTPARIINVSSGAHFLTSGVNFENLQCERGTYSGFRRYSESKLMNVLFTLALARRVDSSKVTVNAVHPGLVHTGFGANNGGIVGRGVTLFSRVFGRTPEKGAETSIHVASSAEGGQISGAYWDTSKVTPPSKQAVAVESQERLWRVSAELAGLPTG, encoded by the coding sequence ATGCACGGCAAGACAGTCCTAATCACCGGCGGCACCAACGGAATTGGCCTGGAAACAGCGCGCGAACTGGCCCGGCTGGGCGCACGCGTCGTTATCACCGGGCGCAACCCGGCCAAGACGGCTTCCGCCCTCGAAGACCTGAAGCGCACCAGCGGAAACCCGAATATCACCAGCCTGTTGGGCGATTTGTCGCTGATGCGCGAGACGCGCCGCATCGCGGCAGAATTTAGTGCGCAGTATGACCGGCTCGACGTCCTGATCAACAACGCAGGAGGTGTTTTCCAGCGGCGCGAGTTTACAGAAGAGGGTCTGGAATATACCTTTGCGCTGAACCACATGAGCTATTACCTGCTCACGCGGCTGCTGCTGGACAAACTGACAGCGAGCACGCCGGCGCGAATCATCAACGTTTCGTCTGGCGCGCACTTCCTAACCAGCGGCGTCAACTTCGAGAACCTCCAGTGCGAACGGGGAACTTACTCCGGCTTCAGGCGGTACAGCGAGTCGAAGCTGATGAATGTGCTGTTCACGCTGGCGCTGGCGCGGCGGGTCGACTCGTCAAAGGTAACGGTCAACGCCGTGCATCCGGGACTGGTACATACCGGTTTCGGCGCAAACAACGGCGGTATTGTGGGCAGGGGCGTGACGTTGTTCAGCCGGGTATTTGGCCGCACGCCCGAAAAGGGCGCAGAGACTAGCATCCATGTGGCCTCATCGGCGGAAGGCGGGCAAATCAGCGGCGCGTATTGGGACACCAGCAAGGTAACCCCGCCTTCCAAGCAGGCCGTGGCGGTGGAGTCTCAAGAGCGGTTGTGGCGGGTGAGCGCCGAACTGGCAGGTTTGCCCACAGGTTGA